Part of the Oceanidesulfovibrio indonesiensis genome is shown below.
GTGGCGAGATTGAAGGAGGAAGACAGGTCGTCTCCAAGACGGGCAACTCGCGGTTGAGCCCCGTCGAGCCAGAGCGTCGCGGCGATGGTGCGTACGAGGCCCGCGCCAAGAGGGTTGCCGGAGCAATAATCCGGTATGATCGCGGGTGTTGCGGGCTCCAGAATGTTGGAAATGGAGCGCCACGCCGGCAGGTCGTAGCGGAGGATGAAGCTGCCACCGAGTACCATGCCGTCCGGATGTGGGAGGTCGCGCAGTATATCCCCGATCACGTTCGCCATGGCCGATGCGACCTGGGGGGAAAGAGCGTCGAACGTTCCCGGGCCGTGCACCTCCGCCTCATGAATGCGGGCGTGGATGGGCGCGCCGCGGCCTAGCGCGTGGGACTCCTCCTCCAGGACCATGGCGCAGGCGCCTTCGGCCGGTATGATGGTGTTGTCGATGGTTATGTGTCCGGACTCGCTGGATTCGTGCCGGAGCAGATCCACCGATTGCATTCCGAAGAGCAGGGCAGGGGAGAGCTCCTCTGCCGTGACGACCACCACTGCAGGGGCCATGCCGGCGTCCAGGATGTCCAGCGCGGCGATGATTGCGGCCTCGGCCGAGATGTCCTGGCAGCAGATGGTGGCGTTCGGGCCGTGCAGGCCGTAGAGGATGGACACCTGCCCGGCCGGAGCGTTAGGCACGGTCTCCAGGAACCGCGCCGGGTTCACCAGCCGGGGGCCCTTGTCCAGAAAATCGTCGAAAAACGCGCCGCACTGGCCGGTGCTGCCGAGCGCCGTGCCGTAGATCACCCCGGCTTCTGACACGAGTGATTCGCCGGACTCGGCCAATAGGCCGGCGTGGCGCAGTGCCTGTCCCGAAGCCACACAGGCCATGCGTGAGTGCCTGCTCATGCGTCTGCGCACAGCAAGGGGAAGATAGCGTGCGGCCTCTACGTCGAAATTCGGGACCAGACCGAGCACGGCTCGGCGCGGCGGCTCACACATGGCCGGCAGATCGTACAGCCGGTGCGCGACGGCTGGTTCGGCCAATCCGCGACGCAACGCCTCCACAGAAGTGCCGAAGGGACCCAGGTAACCGAGCCCGGTTATGCAGGCGCGGGATCGGGTCATGACTCGTGGGGAGTGAAGGCCAGGGCGACCACGTTGCCGCCGAAGGCCATGACGTTGTTCACGGCGCAGGTCAGGTCCGGGGCGGATCTGGCTGTGCCAGGCGCATAGTCCAGGTCGCACTCGGGGTCGGGATGTTCGAGATTGGCTGTGGGCGGGATCATCCCATGCTTCAGGGCCATGAGAGTGAGAACAGACTCCACGGCCCCGGCAGCGCCCAAACAGTGGCCGGTCATGGATTTGGTGGAGGAAAAGAGCATGCGGTCCGCGTATTCGCCGAACACTGTTTTCATGGCTTTGGTCTCGGCCGCGTCGTTGAGCCTGGTGCCGGTGCCGTGCATGTTCACATAGCCCACACGCTCCGGCGGCAGGCCGGAGGATTCCAGGGCCTGGCGTATGGCGCGCACGGCGCCGCGGCCTTCCGGATGGGGGGCGCTCATGTGATGGCAATCCGCAGCCCAGCCCCAGCCGGCCAGGCAACCCCATACGGTCGCGCCGCGCTCTTGTGCCGTGGTCTCGCCCTCCAGGAACAGGGCGCCGGCGCCCTCGCCAAGCACAATGCCCTTGCGGTCCCGGTCGAACGGTCGGCAGCGTTGGGGATCGATAGATTTGAGCGAGGCGAAACCGGCCATGGTCAGAAGGTTCAGGGCCTCGCTGCCCACCACGAGGGCGGCTTTGCAGCGGCCCCTTCTGATGGCCTGGGCCGCCAGACCCAAAGCCGCGCTGCCCGAGGAGCACGCTGTGGCCACGGAACTGCGGACCGAGGCAAAACCGGTCCGTTCCGCCACAGTGTCCGCCAAAGAGGATGCCGGGTAGCCGCGCAGGCTCTCCCACGCGCCGGAGAAATCGCCGTTGCAGCGTGCCTTGCGGTACCATTGCTCGGCCTCCAGCATTCCGGCCGCGCCCACGCCGGCAAAAACGCCGACCTCGTCAGCCGGCAGCCCGGATTCGCGCCAGCCGGCCTCGGCCAAGGCCTCGTCCACGGCAGTGAGGCCGATGACCTCGTGCCGGGTCAGCCTCTCGAACGCGGAGTCCGCCAGACATGGGTCCGGGATCTGGGCTACGGGGCTTTCGGGGAAAGATTCGAACTCGGGCAGTGTGCATGGGCTGAAGCTGGACTCAGCGTTCAGCATACGGGTCCATATCGGCTGTTTGCCGCGGCCCAGGGAGCACGTTAACCCCAGCCCTGTCACCAAGACTTTTTGCATACAGTCTGGCCTCTCTGGCCGCTTTTCGGCCGCGGGGTGTGCACAGTCGGCGCATCAGTTCCATGATGTAGAAAAGCACGATCCGTGTCGTATCGCAAAACGGTTTGTAATTGCTTCGGTGCGCGGGATCGTCGGGATAAATCACCTGTATGGGAGCGGACAAGATCAGCAGCTTGGCCAGGGCGATTTTGAGCAAAACCTCGCTTTCCGATGCGAAGCGCTCCATCCTGAGGTTCTGCAACACATCCTTGCAGGCGTGGAGGTCGTAAACCCGGAATCCGCATTGGGAGTCCTGGATGTTCTGGTGGCAGAAGGCTGAGGCCACGCTGCTGGATAAACGGTTGCCGAAGCGGCGGGCTGGAGGCATGTCCGTCAGATCGTGCATGCGGGAGCCCATAAGCAAGGCAGGGCGTTTGCGCGCGAAAAAATCCAGAAGCCTGGACAGGTCGTTTGGATCATGCTGCAGGTCGCTGTCCATCGTGACGGCGGCGTCGTAGCCCTGGTCGATGGCCCATTTGAACCCGGCGCGCAAGGCTGCGCTCTTGCCTCTGTTCTCAGGAAAGCGAATGGTGTGGACCTCAGGAAACGCCCGGGCTACAGCCAGTGTTTCGTCTTGTGAACCATCGTCCACTACGAGGATGTCGAGGGAGTGCGCTCGGAGTGCCCGGAGCAGGAAATCCAGAGTCGACGAGGCGTTGTAGGCGGGGATGATGACACAGGTGCGCATGTCCCAGGCCGTGCCGCGTATGTTCGAGTCAGTGCATTGTTCCGACTTCAAAGTACCGCGCCAGTCTGTGGATTCTTTTTTCGAGTTCGCCTTTGAGTTTGTAGACCATGGTTCCGTTGCTTTTCAGAAGGACCTGGTGGGTGCTGCCGCGGACCATGCACGTGCGGTCTTCGGCATCGACGATTTCGAAGGCGAAAACCAGCCTGGCTACGTCCTGAGGCAGCAATGTCAGGCGGACCGTTAGTTTTTGGTTGTATCGCGCCGGTGCTTTGTAATCGCATTCCAGATGGATGATCGGAGCGATGAACCCCAGATCGACCAGCTGGTTCGGCAAGAGGTCCACGGATTCCAGGACCTCGGTGCGCGCCACCTCGACATAGGCGAAGTAGTTTGCGTACCAGACCATTCCCCACTGGTCGGCTTCGTTAAACCGCACTGTGACGTTGGTCTCGTGCCAGTGCATGCACGTGCCGTTCTTCAGTTTTTTTTCGATTCGATGAAATCGGCCAGCGCGCTGATGGACGCGAAAGCCTGGCGGCCAACTTCTTCATCTTCGATTTCAACGCCATAGTCCCTTTCGATCTGCACGACCAGAGTGAGGGCGTCTACTGAGTCAAGCCCGAGCCCATCATCGCCGAAAAGCGGAGCGTCATCCTGAATGTCGTGAGCCGCAACATCCTCGAGGTTGAGGCAGCTTATGACCATCTCTTTGAGTTCGTTCTTAAAACTGGTTTGCGTCATCGTAACCATCGGGCTGTCTCTACTTGCCGAGCGCCTGGAGTAAGAAGTTGCCTGTCCTGTTGGCCACGGTCTGGAAGATATGGTCCAGCAGGGAGAAGGAATCGGCCGGGCTCCATGAAGCGGTTTCGCGGCAGTAGATGCGCATGGAGGGCTCGCTCTTGCCCGGTTCGTATATCTCGACCACAGCGGCGCCGGCAGCTTTGCCCGCGCCGAAGCCGACTATGAACCGCGCGCCGCGATTGCCTGGGGTGCATTCCACCACGTAGGAAACCACGCGCAGGCCGTTGGGATCCTTGGGGACGGAGGACAGATAATTTTCAATCCCGTTCACATAGGTCTTGATGAACGGTGTGGGAGAAAAGCCCTGAATAACCGGGACGTACCGCGGAGAATCGCTGGCCTGCAGGTCTATGGTGTTGTAGCTGCGCAGGTTGGCGGCCGGGTCCTGCCAGACCAGCAGGTTGGGCGCGCCCTTGACCATGCCCTGGATATAGGCGTCCGCATTGAAGCCGTGGTCCGGGAAGTCGGCGATCGTCTTAACCTGGGCGGGGGCCGGGGCGGCAGCAGCGCTGCCTGCGGTTTGCTTCTTGCAGCCGGCGACAGCGAGAGCCATAACCATGAGCACCAGGATGACGGCAGTGGAAAGCTTTTTCACATTGTTCCTCGCAGCTGAAGGTTTTGCCCGGGCGGTATTGTTCCAAATGACGAAACAGACAGGTCAAGGCCGACACATGTGACTGAAGTCAGGGCAAACGCAAGAAATAACGATATCGAGGCCAGGGAATACCCCAACGCGAGCTTTGTTGTCAACTCGCCGTGCTTGAGGATTGTGTAAATATTCAGGATATATATCTTGGGGGCGCAGCGACCGGGGCCCTGTGCCGACCACCAGGGATAAGGAAGAAAAAGGCGCCACCCGTAGGCGGCGCCTTTGCGCTTATGGAATGAGATTGGAGGGGTTATTTCGTCTTGCCCTCTCTCCATGCCTGGATCAGTTCGTCGTAATCCACAGTCTGGCCCTGGGGCTTCTCATTCTCCAACTTGGCCTTGGGAGCGCCGGGCTGGTTGTACCAGTATTCCGGATCACGGGGCTCGTTCAGCTTGGGACCGCACACGGCCAGGACGTTGGCGCGCTCCAGGCGCTCCAGAATACGGTCCTGCTCGGCAGCCAGATTGTCCATGGCGGTGTCCACGGTGACTTCGCCGGCAACTGCTTCACCGATGTTCTGCCACCACAGCTGCGCCAGCTTGGGATAATCAGGCACGTTGGTGCCGGTAGGCGTCCAGGAGACGCGGGCCGGGCTGCGATAGAACTCCACCAGGCCGCCCAGCTTGGGCGCGCGCTCGGTGAAGGATTCGTGCCGGATGTCGCTGTCGCGGATGGGGGTCAGACCAACGTGGGTCTTCTTGAGCGAGGTTGTTTTGGCAACGCAGAACTGGGCGTACAGCCAGGCGGCCTTGCGGCGGTCCACCGGGGTGGACTTCAGCAGGGTCCAGGAACCGCAGTCCTGGTAACCGAGCTTCTGGCCTTCTTCCCAATACGGACCGTGGGGCGAGGGAGCCATGCGCCATTTGGGCGTGCCGTCCTCGTTGACCACGGGGATGCCTTCTTCAACCACAGATGCGGTGAATGCGGTGTACCAGAATATCTGCTGGGCCACGTTGCCTTGCGCCAGAGACGGCAGGGACTGGTAGAAGTCCATGCCCAGCGCTCCGGGGGGAGCGTACATACGGAGCCACTCCATGTACTTGCGCAGGGCGTACTTGGCGGCCGGGCCGTTGGCTGCGCCGCCGCGTTCCACGGAGGAGCCGACCGGGTGGCAGTCTTCCACGCGGATGCCCCATTCGTCCACGGGCAGGCCGTTGGGCAGGCCTTTGTCGCCGGCGCCGGCCATGGAGAGCCAGGCGTCGGTGAAGCGCCAGCCGAGGTCGGGAGCTTTCTTGCCGTAGTCCATGTGGCCGTAGATAGCCACGCCGTCAATCTCTTTCACGTGTTTGGTGAAGAACTCGGCGATGTCTTCATAGGCGGACCAGTTGACGGGCACGCCCAGCTCATAGCCGTAGATTTCCTTGAACTGCTTCTTCAGTTCCGGCTTCTGGAACCAGTCGTAGCGGAACCAGTACAGGTTCGCGAACTGCTGGTCGGGCAGCTGGTAGATCTTGCCGTCCGGCGCCGTGGTGAAGGAAATGCCCATGAAGTCGTCGAGGTCCAACGTGGGCAGGGTCACGTCCTTGCCCTCGCCTTCCATCCAGTCAGTCAGGGCCACGGCGTTGCCATAGCGGAAGTGGGTGCCGATGAGGTCGGAGTCGTTGACATAGGCGTCGAAGACGTTCTCGCCGGACTGCATTTGCACCTGCAGCTTTTCGATGACGTCGCCTTCCTGGATCAGGTCATGGGTCACCTTGATGCCGGTGATTTCCTCAAAGGCCTTGGCGAGCACTTTGGATTCGTACTCGTGAGTAGGGATGGTTTCGGAAACGACGCGGATCTCCATGCCGCGGAAGGGCTCCGCAGCCTTGGTGAACCAGGCCATTTCTTCCATTTGCTGCTCTTTGGAGAGCGTGGACGGCTGGAACTCCTCCTCGATCCATTTTTTGGCCGCGTCCGAATACTGGTCCGCGGCGGCTACGCCCGCTGCGCACAACAGCGCGACGAGCATGCTCCCCAGGCAGAGGAGCCGCAGGAACATCCTGTACTTCTTCGACATAGCCACCTCCTAGCGCATTGCAGGTTGTTGGAATTACGCCATGGTAAGTGTGTCATTAAAAACGTGTATTACAACTATTCTGTTACACGTCCAAAGAAGAATTGCATATCGTTAGCCCCACCGGAGCATTGCCGCCAGAAAAGCCAGCGCAAGCGCCAGCCCGATCCACAAGGATAGATGCGTGAGCCCGACCCAGGCCAGCAGGATGTACGCGCCGCCCAGAAGACCCATGAAGAGCCTGTCCCCTCGGGTAGTGGTCAAGGGCAGGAGCCCCCGCCGGGGCACGGTGGGAGAAACGACCTCCCACACGGCCATTATCGTGAGCAGCACTCCGATGAAGATGAAGAATCCGGCAGTAACCGGTGTCCATGCCATCCATTCGAAATCCATGGTCGCGGCCTCCCTTGCTTAGACGCGGCCCAGGGCGAAGCCCTTTGCCAGGTGGTTGCGCACGAACCAGATGACCAGCGCGCCGGGCACGATGGTCAGAATGCCGGCGGCGGCCAGAAGTCCCCAGTCGAGCCCCGTGGCGCTCACGGTCCGCGTCATGGTCGCGGCTATGGGCTTGGCGTTCGTGGTGGTCAGGGTGCGCGCCAGCAGGAGCTCCACCCAGCTGAACATGAAGCAGAAGAAAGCAGTGACGCCGATGCCGGCGCGGATGAGCGGCAGGAAAATGGTGATGAAGAAGCGGGGGAAACTGTAGCCGTCGATGAAGGCCGTCTCGTCGATTTCCTTGGGAACGCCGGACATGAAGCCTTCCAGAATCCAGACCGCGAGCGGCACGTTGAACAGGCAGTGGGACAGAGCCACCGCGATGTGCGTGTCGATGAGGCCGAAAGTGGAGTAGAGTTGGAAAAATGGCAGCAGGAAGACTGCCGGCGGCGCCATACGGTTGGTAAGCAGCCAGAAGAAGACGTGCTTGTCGCCGATGAACCGGTAGCGCGAAAAGGCATACGCCGCCGGCAGCGCGGTGACGAGCGAGATGATCGTGTTGAGCGTTACGTAGATGATGGAGTTGATGTAGCCCGAGTACCAGGAAGGATCACTGAATATTTTGAGATAATTGGCAAAGGTCGGATTCTCGGGGTACAGGGAGAAGGCTCCCAGGATGTCCGCGTTGGTGCGCAGGGACATGTTGAGCATCCAGTAGATGGGCAGAATCAGGAGCAGCAGGTAGATGATCAGCCCGACGTGTTTCTTTTGCAGTCTCATCCTTTGTCTCCCGTTCCAACGGCTTGCAGTGCTTGATAGAAAAGGAAGCAGAACAGCAGCACGATGAGGAAGTAAATCAGGGAGAAGGCCGCAGCCGGTCCCAGATCGAACTGCCCCACGGCGACCTTCACCAGATAGATGGACAGGAAGGTTGTGGAGTTGCCGGGTCCTCCACCTGTGAGGACGAAGGGTTCCGCGTAGATAAGGAAGCTGTCCATGAAGCGCAGAAGCAGCGCTATGGTGAGCACGCCTCGCATCTTGGGCAGCTGGATGTAGCGAAACACGGCCCAGCGGGAGGCTCCGTCGATCTTCGCCGCCTGGTAGTATGCCTCGGGAATGGCCCGCAGGCCGGCATATGCGAGCAATGCAACCAGCGGCGTCCAGTGCCAGACTTCCATGAGCATCACCGTTATCCAGGCGTCCAGGGGGCTGCCTGTGTGGTCGAACGGTATGCCCGCGCTGTTGATGAGCGCGCCCATGAGGCCGATGTCCGGCCTGGTGAAGATGATCCAGATAGTGCCGATGACGTTCCACGGAATGAGCAGGGGCAGTGCCAGCAGCACCAGCACCAGAGAGGCGGTCCAGCCCTTTTTGGGCATGGCCAGGGCGATGAGCACGCCCAGCGGCATCTCGATGAGCAGCACCAGGCCAGAGAACATGAACTGCCGCCAGAGCGCGGCGTGGAGGCGTTCGTCGTGCAGCACCTCGCGGAACCACTCCGCGCCGATGAAGAATCGCTGGCCAGGGCCGAAGATGTCCTGCACCGAGTAGTTCACCACCGTCATCAAGGGGATGATGGCGCTGAACGCCACGATGACGAAAACGGGTATGACCAGGAACCAGGCTCTGTTGTTGTCCCATTTGACCATGTCGCCTACCCCGCGCGCAGCAATTTGCCTGCCGCGAAAAGCTTGGTGCGCTCGGGCGGAAAGCCCAGCCAGCATGGGCCTTCGGCGACCGGCTGGGTCGGCGGCACATTGGCTTTGAGCATGTGGTCCGAAAGCGCAACCGTCACGATTTTATAGCTGCCCTGATCCTCGACCTGGGTGATGCGGCCTTCCAGTCTGTCCGCGGATTGCTCCAGAGAGACCCCCAGGTACAGGGGGCGAATTCCCAACTCCAGTGTGACATCGAGTTTTGCGGCGGCGTCGGCCAGTTTGGGGTCAAGTGGAACGCTGCCGCCGTTGATGACCGCACGGCCGTTGTCCAGGGTGCAGGGCAGGATGTTCATGCCCGGGCTGCCGATGAAGTAGCCGACAAAGGTGTGCTCGGGATCCTCGAAGAGTTCCTGCGGCGTGCCTATCTGGACGATCTCGCCCTCGTACATGACCACGACCTTGTCGGCGAAGGTCATGGCTTCCACCTGGTCGTGGGTGACGTAAATGAGGGTGAGGCCGAACTGGGAATGGATGTCCTTGAGTTTACGGCGCAACTGCCATTTGAGGTGCGGGTCTATGACCGTGAGCGGCTCGTCGAAGAGGATGGCGGCCACGTCGCTGCGCACCAGCCCCCGACCCAGGGATATCTTCTGCTTGGCGTCTGCCGCCAGACCGGCGGCGCGTTTTTTCAGAAGGTGCTGCAGGTCCAGTATCTCCGCCACTTCCTTCACGCGGCGCTCCACCTCGTGGGCCGGCACCTTTCTGTTCTTCAGAGGGAAGGCCAGGTTTTTTTCCACAGTCATGGTGTCGTAGAGGACAGGAAACTGGAAGACCTGGGCGATATTCCGTTTTTCCGGCGGCAAGGCGGTCACGTCCTTGCCGTCGAAGAGGATGCGGCCCTCGCTGGGCGTGAGCAGGCCAGAAATGACGTTGAGCATGGTGGTCTTGCCGCAACCGGACGGCCCGAGCACGGCGTACGCTCCGCCGTCATCCCATGTGGTGTGGATGCTTTTGAGCGCGTAGTCGTCCGGCCCCTGCGGCCGGTCGATGTAGCTGTGTGCGATCGTTTCGAGATCGATGCGCGCCATGTATTGCTCCCTTCCCTTTACTCGGCCTGCGGAGTCCGCCTAGTCCAGCGCCGGGGACCTGGTGAGATGGCCGGTCTCGTCGAAGACATAGAAACATCTGGGCTGCACGTACACGTGGATGAGGCTGCCGCCCTTGTACTGGTGCACGCCTTCTTCCTCCAGCACCAGGGACCTGTTGCGGTAGTGGAAATGGACGAAAGTCTGCGACCCGTTGATCTCGGCCAGTTCGACGGTGGAGGCGATTTCGATGTCCTCGTCGGTCTGGCGGTGCGTGGAAAAATGGTGCGAACGGATGCCGAAAGTATAGGGTCCGGCGGGCAGGTCGCGCAGGTGGCCGGTGAGCGGGAAGCGAATGCCAATGCGCAGCTGGGCCTCGCCTTCGCCAACGTCGGCGTGGATGAAGTTGATGGGCGGGTCGCTGAAGACTTCGGCGACTTTCATTGTGGCCGGCTTCTGGTAGACCTCGCTGGTGGGGCCGGATTGCAGGATGCGGCCCTCATGCATGACGATAATGTTGCCGCCCAGCATGAGCGCTTCGGTGGGCTCCGTGGTGGTGTAGACTACGATGGACTCGCGTTTGGCGAAGATTGAAAGCAGCTCTTGGCGTAGTTCCTCGCGCAGTTTGTAGTCCAGGTTCACCAGCGGCTCGTCGAGAAGCAGCAGGCCGGTTTCGTTCACCAGGGCGCGGGCAATGGCCGTGCGTTGCTGCTGGCCGCCGGAAAGCTCCACGGGAAGCCGGTCGAGCAGATGGTCGATATGCAGGATGGAGGCTACGCGGCGGACGCGTTTGTCCACCTCGTCCTTGGGCAGTCCGCGCAGCGGAGAAGCGATGTTCTTATAAATGGAAAGGGACGGATAGTTGATGAACTGCTGGTAGACCATGGCCACGTCGCGCTTGCGCACGGACATGCCCGTCACGTCCTTGTCGTCCACCAGGACAGCCCCTTTGTTGGTGGGGCGATCCAGGCCGGCCATGACACGGAGCAGCGTGGTTTTTCCGGCAAGTGTGCGGCCCAGGACCACGTACCGGGAACCGGGGTGCAACTCGAGATTGATGTTCTCGAGGTAAATTTCCTGATCAACGACCCTGTCGACGTCTTTGAGCACAAGCCCCATTGAACGTTCCCCTCGGCTGGTTCCGGCAAGGAGTTAAGCAAGGCTGATCGGTTTGTTTCGGGTTGGTTTCAATTTGATAACATCGACATGAATTTTTCTCAATCGAAAGCGAAAGCGAAAATGAGAAAAAAACGAAAAAAAACGCAGTGCGGACCGGATCCCTATGCCGGGGGCTGGGCCACGAAGAGTTGCACGTTCGCCCGCTCCAGCGCCTCGGTCAGGGGTTGTGGGGGCATGAGGTCCGTGAACAGCGCGTCGATGTCCTCAAGCGTCCCCATGCGAACCATGGCGTTGCGGCCGAACTTGGAATGGTCAGCCACCAGATACACCTTCCGCGAGTTCTCGATAATCGCCTGGGCGGCGCGCACTTCGCGGTAGTCATAATCCAGCAGGGTGCCGTCCAGGTCGATGCCGCTGATGCCGATGATGCCGTAGTCGGCCTTGAACTGGCCGATGAAGTCGATGGCGGACTCGCCCACGATGCCGCAGTCCCGGTGGCGCACAAGGCCGCCGGCCACCAGGGTTTCGATGTTCTCGTTGCCGCGCAGGATGGTGGCCACGTTGAGATTGTTCGTGATGACCCGCAACCGCTCATGCCCGTGCAGGGCCTTGGCGACTTCTTCGGTGGTGGTGCCGATGTTGATGAACAGGGAAGCTCTCGAAGGAATATTCTCCGCCACCATTCGGGCAATGCGCTGCTTCTCTGCCTGGTAGAGTATCTGCCGGTTGGAGTAGTCCAGGTTCTCGGTGCTGAAAGTCATTCCCACGCCGCCGTGGTGGCGCTGGACCAGGCCCTTTGCGCACAGGGTGTTGATGTCCCGGCGCACGGTCTGGGGAGTGACGTTGAAGGTGCCCGCCAGGTCCTGAACCGTGACGAATCCCTGTTCCTGGATGATGTCGAACATCTGCTTGTGGCGTTTGACGACGGAGGCGTGTTTGACGTCCTGGTGGAATGCCTGCTCGCGGCTGGTGGGAAGGTGGCAGGAGCTGCCTTCGACAAGAGGCGGAACCCGGTTTTGAGGCATACGGATATCCCTGGATTGTTTTCAGTTATGAAAAAATAAAACCATTTTGTGTTCTTTTCCGAAAAAAAATAATGACGATATATGCGCTCTATGGTACCTTCTTTACCATAAAAGACGCCGGATTGTAACTTGTGTCAGGAAAAAGGCATACGCTGTGAGCGATGATTTCTCAACCGAAAGATAAAGGTTTTCGTTTTCTTCGCATACTGTGATTTGGTTCGTCTGTAGTGGGCGATTCCCGATGCCGGGCGATTGCTCCTTCCATGTGTGGGGCATCTCTCAGAACCCGGAACATGCGGGGCCGGATCGGGCGTCAACCCGGCGCAGGGCGCGAGAAGGAGGCGGCAGTGGAGAAAGGCCTGAAGCCTGAAGCCGCGCGAGTCTTGATCATAGGCGGCGGCGTGACCGGAACCGGGCTGGCTCGCGACCTCGCCCTGCGGGGCGTCCCGAGTCTGCTCGTGGAAAAGCGCGACCTGGCTGCCGGCGCATCCGGAGGCAATCACGGCCTGCTGCACAGCGGCGCCCGCTACGTGGGCTCCGACCCCGAAGCTGCGCGGGAGTGCATGGAAGAATCCACGCTGCTCAAACGCCTCGCCCCCCACTGTATAGAGGATACGAAAGGCCTTTTCGTCGCTGTTGCAGGTGACGACGAGCAATACGTCGCCGAGTTTCCCAGGCTCTGCGCAAATGTTGGGCTGCCGGCAAAGGAGCTGGACCCCAAAACCGCGCGCGTCATGGAGCCTTGTCTCTCTGAGGATGTGATCGCCGCCTACGAGGTCCGGGACGCCACCGTGGATCCGTTCATGCTTTGCCTGGACAACATGAGCCAGGCGCGCAGCATGGGCGCGCAGATGCTGCGCAACACCAGGGTGACCGCGTTCCACGTGGACGGCGGGGCCATTCGCAAGGTTTTGCTGCGCAACGAAAGGAACGGCGAGGAATTTACCCTCGAACCAGAACTCGTCATCAACGCCTCGGGCGCGTGGGCCGGGTTCATCACGAGCATGGCCGGCGTGCCGCTGTCCGTGGTGCATTCTCAGGGAACCCTCGTCATCACGCAGGACCGCCTCTCCACTCGCGTCATCAACCGCCTGCGCATGGCTTCGGACGCGGACATACTCGTGCCCGGCGGCTCGGTCTCCATCCTCGGCACCACCTCGGTGCGCATCGACGATCCGGACGAATGCCGGCCCACGGTGGAAGAGGTGGACCAGATGCTCGACGACGCAACGGCCATGGTCCCCATTCTGGAAAACACCCGCTACATCCGCGCGTACGCCGGCGTGCGACCCCTGGTGGCCGAAACGGACGAAAACGGCGGCGCGGGGAACGGCGACAATGGCGATCGATCCGTGAGCCGCGGCTACACCCTGATCGATCATGCGAAACAGGGCGTGGAAAATTTCATCACCATCACCGGCGGCAAGCTCACCACATACCGATTCATGGCCGAGAAGGCCGGGGATCTGGCCTGCCGCAAGCTGGGCGTGGACGCGCCGTGTCTGACCCGGACCGAACCTTTGCCCCCTTCGGATGCGGGACGCTGGACCGATCCCGGCGTAGCCGCCCGCACCTGGGTTGATCGCGCCGAGGAAGGACAGGTGATCCTTTGCGAGTGCGAGATGGTCTCCAGCGGCGTGGTCGATTTCATGA
Proteins encoded:
- a CDS encoding beta-ketoacyl synthase N-terminal-like domain-containing protein translates to MTRSRACITGLGYLGPFGTSVEALRRGLAEPAVAHRLYDLPAMCEPPRRAVLGLVPNFDVEAARYLPLAVRRRMSRHSRMACVASGQALRHAGLLAESGESLVSEAGVIYGTALGSTGQCGAFFDDFLDKGPRLVNPARFLETVPNAPAGQVSILYGLHGPNATICCQDISAEAAIIAALDILDAGMAPAVVVVTAEELSPALLFGMQSVDLLRHESSESGHITIDNTIIPAEGACAMVLEEESHALGRGAPIHARIHEAEVHGPGTFDALSPQVASAMANVIGDILRDLPHPDGMVLGGSFILRYDLPAWRSISNILEPATPAIIPDYCSGNPLGAGLVRTIAATLWLDGAQPRVARLGDDLSSSFNLATFFDDRAATPETVLVASPATGDGAAAVLLGREG
- a CDS encoding beta-ketoacyl-[acyl-carrier-protein] synthase family protein; translation: MQKVLVTGLGLTCSLGRGKQPIWTRMLNAESSFSPCTLPEFESFPESPVAQIPDPCLADSAFERLTRHEVIGLTAVDEALAEAGWRESGLPADEVGVFAGVGAAGMLEAEQWYRKARCNGDFSGAWESLRGYPASSLADTVAERTGFASVRSSVATACSSGSAALGLAAQAIRRGRCKAALVVGSEALNLLTMAGFASLKSIDPQRCRPFDRDRKGIVLGEGAGALFLEGETTAQERGATVWGCLAGWGWAADCHHMSAPHPEGRGAVRAIRQALESSGLPPERVGYVNMHGTGTRLNDAAETKAMKTVFGEYADRMLFSSTKSMTGHCLGAAGAVESVLTLMALKHGMIPPTANLEHPDPECDLDYAPGTARSAPDLTCAVNNVMAFGGNVVALAFTPHES
- a CDS encoding glycosyltransferase family 2 protein produces the protein MRTCVIIPAYNASSTLDFLLRALRAHSLDILVVDDGSQDETLAVARAFPEVHTIRFPENRGKSAALRAGFKWAIDQGYDAAVTMDSDLQHDPNDLSRLLDFFARKRPALLMGSRMHDLTDMPPARRFGNRLSSSVASAFCHQNIQDSQCGFRVYDLHACKDVLQNLRMERFASESEVLLKIALAKLLILSAPIQVIYPDDPAHRSNYKPFCDTTRIVLFYIMELMRRLCTPRGRKAAREARLYAKSLGDRAGVNVLPGPRQTADMDPYAER
- a CDS encoding acyl-CoA thioesterase, translating into MHWHETNVTVRFNEADQWGMVWYANYFAYVEVARTEVLESVDLLPNQLVDLGFIAPIIHLECDYKAPARYNQKLTVRLTLLPQDVARLVFAFEIVDAEDRTCMVRGSTHQVLLKSNGTMVYKLKGELEKRIHRLARYFEVGTMH
- a CDS encoding phosphopantetheine-binding protein — its product is MVTMTQTSFKNELKEMVISCLNLEDVAAHDIQDDAPLFGDDGLGLDSVDALTLVVQIERDYGVEIEDEEVGRQAFASISALADFIESKKN
- a CDS encoding ABC transporter substrate-binding protein, translating into MSKKYRMFLRLLCLGSMLVALLCAAGVAAADQYSDAAKKWIEEEFQPSTLSKEQQMEEMAWFTKAAEPFRGMEIRVVSETIPTHEYESKVLAKAFEEITGIKVTHDLIQEGDVIEKLQVQMQSGENVFDAYVNDSDLIGTHFRYGNAVALTDWMEGEGKDVTLPTLDLDDFMGISFTTAPDGKIYQLPDQQFANLYWFRYDWFQKPELKKQFKEIYGYELGVPVNWSAYEDIAEFFTKHVKEIDGVAIYGHMDYGKKAPDLGWRFTDAWLSMAGAGDKGLPNGLPVDEWGIRVEDCHPVGSSVERGGAANGPAAKYALRKYMEWLRMYAPPGALGMDFYQSLPSLAQGNVAQQIFWYTAFTASVVEEGIPVVNEDGTPKWRMAPSPHGPYWEEGQKLGYQDCGSWTLLKSTPVDRRKAAWLYAQFCVAKTTSLKKTHVGLTPIRDSDIRHESFTERAPKLGGLVEFYRSPARVSWTPTGTNVPDYPKLAQLWWQNIGEAVAGEVTVDTAMDNLAAEQDRILERLERANVLAVCGPKLNEPRDPEYWYNQPGAPKAKLENEKPQGQTVDYDELIQAWREGKTK
- a CDS encoding DUF2160 domain-containing protein, which gives rise to MDFEWMAWTPVTAGFFIFIGVLLTIMAVWEVVSPTVPRRGLLPLTTTRGDRLFMGLLGGAYILLAWVGLTHLSLWIGLALALAFLAAMLRWG